In a single window of the Arthrobacter sp. StoSoilA2 genome:
- a CDS encoding ubiquitin-like protein Pup, with protein MAAQEQQQPQSRDTETEVDVPEAPPAAPEAQASDATQGVDDLLDEIDGVLESNAEEFVRAFVQKGGQ; from the coding sequence ATGGCAGCTCAGGAGCAGCAGCAACCGCAGTCACGGGATACTGAGACTGAAGTAGACGTCCCGGAGGCACCACCGGCAGCACCCGAAGCCCAGGCCTCGGATGCCACCCAGGGTGTGGACGACCTCCTTGACGAAATCGATGGCGTCCTGGAATCCAACGCTGAAGAGTTCGTCAGGGCCTTCGTCCAAAAGGGCGGCCAGTAA
- the prcB gene encoding proteasome subunit beta, giving the protein MQDPSTGPLATQATSSFTEHLQRSRPELLPFNQTLPAGTVPSSPHATTIVALTYAGGVLMAGDRRATMGNVIASRHIEKVFPADQYSVLGIAGTAGLAIDITRLFQVELEHYEKIEGTLLSLVGKANRLGAMIRGNLPMAMQGMAVIPLFAGFDHVSGTGRLFSYDVTGGRYEEQEHHSVGSGSVFARGALKKLWKPNLSEEQAVAVAVEALYDAADDDSATGGPDPVRQLWPVVYTVNRAGNRRVPERDLAAIAGAIVESRAIAGREA; this is encoded by the coding sequence ATGCAGGACCCATCAACCGGCCCCCTGGCCACCCAGGCAACGTCTTCATTCACGGAGCACCTTCAACGCTCGCGTCCCGAACTCCTTCCGTTCAACCAAACGTTGCCGGCCGGTACCGTTCCGTCCTCGCCGCACGCGACCACCATCGTCGCCTTGACGTATGCCGGCGGCGTGCTGATGGCAGGGGACCGGCGGGCAACCATGGGAAACGTGATCGCCAGCCGGCACATTGAGAAGGTCTTTCCCGCGGACCAGTATTCGGTCCTGGGTATTGCCGGTACGGCGGGCCTGGCAATCGATATCACGCGGCTCTTCCAGGTGGAACTGGAACACTACGAGAAAATTGAGGGCACGCTCCTTAGCCTCGTGGGCAAGGCGAACCGTTTGGGTGCGATGATCCGCGGCAATTTGCCCATGGCAATGCAGGGAATGGCGGTGATTCCCTTGTTTGCCGGTTTCGACCACGTATCGGGCACCGGACGGCTTTTCTCCTACGACGTCACCGGTGGGCGCTATGAAGAACAGGAACACCACTCCGTGGGTTCCGGTTCAGTTTTTGCACGTGGAGCCCTGAAGAAACTTTGGAAGCCGAACCTTTCGGAAGAACAGGCTGTGGCCGTCGCGGTTGAGGCGCTCTACGACGCCGCGGACGACGACTCCGCAACGGGCGGCCCGGACCCCGTCCGCCAGCTGTGGCCAGTGGTTTACACGGTCAACCGTGCCGGTAATCGCCGGGTACCTGAACGGGACCTGGCGGCGATAGCCGGTGCCATCGTCGAATCCCGTGCCATCGCCGGACGGGAGGCCTGA
- the prcA gene encoding proteasome subunit alpha gives MTQQFYVSPEQLMKDRADFARKGIARGRSVVVISCADGIALIAENPSPSLHKIGEIYDKIAFAAVGKYNEFESLRQAGVRYADVRGYSYDREDVTARGLASVYAQSLGAVFTAEQKPFEVELAVAEVGLAQEQDHLYRLTFDGSIADENGFVVMGGLADQISDVVSGAWEPELGFAGAMRLALRALATDKEADALPATAVEAAVLDRASESHRGSRRAFRRLLPEDMTQLLTEEA, from the coding sequence ATGACGCAGCAGTTCTATGTTTCGCCCGAACAGCTGATGAAGGACCGTGCGGATTTCGCACGGAAGGGCATTGCCCGCGGCCGCTCCGTAGTGGTGATCAGTTGTGCTGACGGCATCGCGTTGATCGCTGAGAACCCGTCACCTTCGCTGCATAAAATCGGCGAGATCTACGACAAAATCGCTTTCGCGGCAGTGGGCAAGTACAACGAGTTCGAAAGCCTCAGACAGGCCGGTGTGCGGTACGCGGATGTCCGTGGCTACTCGTACGACCGCGAAGACGTGACCGCCCGGGGATTGGCAAGCGTCTACGCGCAGAGCCTCGGCGCAGTGTTCACCGCCGAACAAAAGCCGTTCGAAGTGGAACTGGCCGTGGCTGAAGTCGGCCTGGCGCAAGAGCAGGACCACCTGTACCGGCTCACCTTTGATGGCTCGATTGCCGATGAGAACGGCTTCGTGGTGATGGGTGGACTTGCCGACCAGATTTCCGACGTCGTAAGCGGGGCTTGGGAGCCCGAGCTTGGTTTTGCCGGGGCCATGAGATTGGCTTTGCGTGCTTTGGCGACGGACAAGGAAGCCGACGCCCTCCCGGCGACCGCCGTCGAAGCTGCCGTTCTGGACCGCGCTTCAGAGAGTCACCGGGGTTCCCGCCGGGCTTTCCGGCGTCTGCTCCCCGAGGACATGACACAGCTGCTCACAGAGGAGGCTTGA
- the pafA gene encoding Pup--protein ligase, with product MDKRIFGIETEFGISYSSPDSRPLAPEEVARYLFRKVVSWGRSSNVFLTNGSRLYLDVGSHPEYATAECDDLAQLIAHDRAGELILDDLVDEAQARLAAEGFNGTVYLFKNNTDSAGNSYGSHENYLIPRRGEFSRLAEILIPFLVTRQLIAGAGKVLKTPHGATFAFSQRADHIWEGVSSATTRSRPIINTRDEPHADAEFYRRLHVIVGDSNMSETSALLKVGTVDLILRMIEAGVIMRDMRMENPIRSIREISHDLTGSALVRLANGRQLSALDIQREYLAKVTEFVAANGAHNAHVPLILDLWERTLDAIESGDTSTIDTEVDWAIKKKLMDGYMRRHDLSLDSPRIAQLDLTYHDISRQRGLFFLLQSRDAARRLVPETEVKDAVDTPPQTTRAKLRGDFVRRAQELGRDYTVDWVHLKLNDRAHQTILCKDPFRSVDDRVDALLDSMG from the coding sequence ATGGACAAACGCATATTCGGCATCGAGACGGAGTTTGGGATTTCCTATTCCAGCCCCGACTCACGTCCTTTGGCCCCCGAAGAAGTGGCCCGCTATTTGTTCCGCAAGGTGGTGAGCTGGGGCAGGTCTTCCAACGTCTTCCTGACCAACGGTTCACGCCTGTACCTGGACGTTGGTTCGCACCCGGAATACGCCACCGCGGAATGCGATGACCTCGCGCAACTCATCGCCCACGACCGCGCCGGAGAGCTCATCCTGGACGACCTCGTTGATGAGGCCCAGGCCCGGCTCGCCGCGGAGGGTTTCAATGGCACGGTGTACCTCTTCAAGAACAACACCGACTCCGCCGGAAACTCCTACGGAAGCCACGAAAATTACCTCATACCGCGTCGGGGAGAGTTCTCAAGGTTGGCCGAGATCCTCATCCCGTTCCTGGTGACCCGTCAACTCATCGCGGGAGCAGGCAAAGTCCTGAAGACACCCCATGGTGCAACTTTTGCCTTCTCACAGCGGGCAGACCACATCTGGGAAGGTGTGTCTTCTGCCACCACCAGGTCACGCCCCATTATCAACACCCGTGACGAGCCGCATGCCGATGCCGAGTTCTATCGTCGGCTCCATGTGATCGTGGGTGATTCCAACATGTCCGAAACCTCCGCGCTCCTCAAGGTGGGCACGGTTGACCTGATCCTGCGCATGATCGAGGCAGGGGTGATCATGCGGGACATGCGAATGGAGAACCCCATCCGGAGCATCCGGGAAATTTCGCATGACCTCACGGGCAGCGCTTTGGTCCGCCTGGCAAACGGCAGGCAGCTCTCGGCGCTCGATATCCAGCGCGAGTACCTTGCAAAGGTCACAGAGTTCGTGGCCGCGAACGGCGCACATAATGCCCACGTGCCGCTTATTCTCGACTTGTGGGAGCGGACCCTGGACGCCATCGAAAGTGGCGATACCAGCACTATCGACACCGAAGTGGACTGGGCCATCAAGAAGAAGCTGATGGACGGTTACATGCGCCGGCACGACCTCAGCCTGGACTCGCCCCGCATTGCTCAACTGGATCTCACCTACCACGACATTTCACGCCAGCGCGGCCTCTTCTTCCTGCTGCAATCACGGGATGCCGCGCGGCGTTTGGTTCCCGAAACCGAAGTGAAGGACGCTGTTGACACTCCTCCACAGACAACCCGGGCCAAGCTGCGGGGAGACTTCGTCCGGAGGGCGCAGGAGCTCGGACGCGACTACACGGTGGACTGGGTGCACTTGAAGCTCAACGACCGCGCACACCAGACAATCCTCTGCAAGGACCCCTTCCGCAGCGTGGACGACCGCGTTGATGCGCTCCTGGACTCCATGGGCTAA
- a CDS encoding FKBP-type peptidyl-prolyl cis-trans isomerase, which translates to MRRLLAILLPALLLITACGGGGTPAAEPTSQSSGDVSKLDSVKVTDNGDDKAPGLDFTKPLTVAEPTIKVVSEGNGDRIKAGQVAELAYIAVDGNDGKTVEDVYKNGPQPIELNDELKKGNELIYNAIVGAKIGSHIAFAAPGSAATGAAAGSTQLVVFKLLSAKEAAPVLSKPEGETITPPAGLPTVKEDDKGIPQISVEGAAAPKELIAQDLIKGSGAAVKATDTLTVNYVGVNLVGGQKFDSSFDRGQTASFALSGVIKGWTQGLEGKTVGSRVLLVIPQDLAYGAAGQGEAKGDLVFVVDILGVK; encoded by the coding sequence GTGCGCCGACTCCTAGCAATTCTTCTTCCTGCCCTGCTGCTCATCACTGCGTGTGGGGGCGGGGGCACGCCAGCCGCGGAGCCCACCAGCCAGTCATCGGGCGATGTCTCCAAACTCGATTCCGTCAAGGTGACCGACAACGGAGATGACAAGGCCCCTGGCCTGGACTTCACCAAGCCGCTCACCGTCGCTGAACCTACCATCAAGGTAGTCAGTGAAGGCAACGGCGACCGTATCAAGGCCGGCCAGGTTGCCGAGCTCGCATACATCGCCGTGGATGGCAATGACGGCAAGACCGTTGAAGACGTCTACAAGAACGGCCCCCAGCCCATTGAGCTGAATGACGAGCTCAAAAAGGGCAACGAGCTGATCTACAACGCCATTGTTGGCGCCAAGATCGGTTCCCACATCGCGTTCGCCGCGCCGGGTTCGGCAGCCACGGGCGCTGCCGCCGGCTCTACGCAGTTGGTGGTTTTCAAGCTGCTTTCCGCCAAGGAAGCCGCTCCGGTCCTGTCAAAGCCGGAAGGTGAGACAATCACTCCTCCGGCTGGGCTCCCCACCGTGAAGGAAGACGACAAGGGCATCCCGCAGATCTCCGTTGAAGGCGCAGCCGCTCCGAAGGAACTCATCGCACAGGACCTCATCAAGGGCTCCGGCGCTGCTGTTAAGGCTACTGACACCCTCACGGTGAATTACGTTGGCGTCAATCTTGTGGGCGGCCAGAAGTTCGATTCGAGCTTTGACCGGGGACAGACAGCAAGCTTCGCGCTTTCCGGTGTCATCAAGGGCTGGACCCAAGGCCTGGAAGGCAAGACCGTCGGCTCCCGCGTCCTTCTGGTCATCCCGCAGGACCTTGCTTATGGCGCTGCTGGACAGGGTGAAGCCAAGGGCGATCTCGTCTTCGTCGTTGACATCCTCGGCGTCAAGTAG
- a CDS encoding FKBP-type peptidyl-prolyl cis-trans isomerase produces the protein MSFGQRDFDRTKPEIDFPEGDVPTELVITDLIEGSGAEAKAGDTVSTHYVGVAWSTGEEFDASWGRGAPLDFRVGVGQVIQGWDQGLLGMKVGGRRRLEIPSELAYGSRGAGGAIKPNEALIFVVDLVAVR, from the coding sequence ATGTCATTTGGTCAGCGTGACTTCGACCGCACCAAGCCCGAAATCGACTTCCCGGAAGGCGACGTTCCCACCGAGCTCGTCATCACGGACCTCATTGAGGGTTCCGGCGCCGAGGCCAAAGCCGGCGACACCGTTTCCACCCACTACGTTGGCGTCGCCTGGTCCACGGGCGAAGAGTTCGACGCTTCCTGGGGCCGTGGCGCTCCGCTGGACTTCCGTGTTGGTGTGGGCCAGGTCATCCAGGGCTGGGACCAGGGCCTGTTGGGTATGAAGGTTGGCGGCCGTCGCCGCCTTGAGATCCCTTCAGAACTGGCGTACGGATCCCGTGGCGCCGGCGGAGCAATCAAGCCCAACGAGGCCTTGATCTTCGTCGTCGACCTCGTAGCTGTCCGCTAG
- a CDS encoding WYL domain-containing protein has protein sequence MSASRTERLLNLLLALLNTRVGLPRSVLREKVYHDTAENDVAFGRMFERDKVDLKQFGFEIETLTDPRNFGSEDPASTRYRIGKDSNRLPDVSLTPAESTVLLLAAQLWERAALGNAAVNAVRKLQAAGGFTDVDLPAGVQPRIKPAGQAFDDVVGAMHGRHAVRFGYLAGSTGREEVREVEPWGLGSRFGQWYLVGFDRGRAAKRIFRLSRMTTAVSVIPGSSFEPPAGFNARAELDSLNELPLQQAVLDVDEGRLLALRKRAVSTGSGDERAGKGTGGRDRLVVDFRDPGQFAEELASYGPHVKVLEPAELRAAVVRRLKSAADFNASPAIPVEFPEAARAQRSRKRTSEDQLTRMLQLVPFLVHHQGLHVQEVADRFGISRKALIDDLKILICSGLPGGYPDDLLDIQWENDHVYITEHLDLNRPVRFSEDEAAALLTGLSMLGDLPALAGLAEDEPGSALESVTIKLTGAAGQAGRLAGAVAGQSVAPEQSGAFATITHAIRDGQQLRLSYLSPQRDEVTERDVDPLRLYSLDNTWYFEAYCHSKSGLRNFRLDRVQSLEPNGRPVSGTATADADFPARLFTPSDDDVLVVLELTRQGAGLADDYYAERTAELPDGGLLAEVRFGNVEWLPMFVSQHGGTVRVLDPAQLRQEVQAWLTAALDQYGAVSSSDIMAG, from the coding sequence GTGTCCGCATCCCGCACTGAACGACTCCTGAACCTCCTGCTTGCCTTGCTCAATACCAGGGTGGGCCTTCCGCGCTCCGTCCTGCGGGAGAAGGTCTATCACGACACCGCCGAAAACGACGTCGCATTCGGACGGATGTTCGAGCGCGACAAAGTGGATCTGAAACAGTTCGGCTTTGAGATCGAGACCCTCACGGACCCGCGTAATTTCGGGTCCGAGGACCCCGCATCAACCCGCTACCGCATCGGCAAGGACTCCAACAGACTTCCTGATGTCAGCCTGACTCCCGCTGAATCCACTGTCCTCCTCCTTGCCGCCCAGTTGTGGGAACGTGCTGCCCTCGGAAACGCCGCAGTCAATGCCGTCCGCAAGCTGCAGGCGGCAGGTGGATTCACCGACGTCGACCTGCCTGCCGGCGTCCAGCCGCGGATCAAGCCAGCCGGACAAGCATTCGACGACGTCGTTGGAGCCATGCACGGCCGCCATGCGGTCCGCTTCGGCTACCTCGCCGGAAGCACCGGCCGTGAGGAAGTACGCGAGGTGGAACCGTGGGGCCTGGGGAGCCGGTTCGGGCAGTGGTACCTCGTGGGATTCGACCGGGGGAGGGCCGCCAAGAGGATTTTCAGGTTGTCACGCATGACCACCGCCGTCTCCGTCATACCGGGCAGTTCCTTCGAGCCGCCAGCCGGTTTCAACGCCCGGGCGGAGCTGGATTCCCTCAACGAACTTCCCTTGCAGCAGGCTGTCCTGGACGTAGACGAGGGACGCCTCCTCGCCCTGCGCAAACGTGCTGTTTCCACCGGCTCCGGGGATGAACGGGCTGGGAAGGGAACAGGCGGCCGGGACAGGCTGGTCGTGGACTTCCGGGACCCCGGGCAGTTCGCCGAGGAACTGGCCTCGTATGGTCCCCACGTCAAAGTGCTTGAACCTGCCGAGCTGCGTGCCGCCGTCGTACGCCGGCTCAAAAGCGCTGCGGACTTCAATGCGTCTCCGGCCATCCCCGTGGAATTTCCCGAGGCTGCGCGCGCGCAGCGATCAAGGAAGCGAACGTCCGAAGACCAACTCACGCGCATGCTGCAGTTGGTGCCGTTCCTCGTCCATCATCAGGGCCTGCACGTGCAGGAGGTAGCGGACCGCTTTGGCATCAGCCGCAAAGCCCTCATTGACGACCTCAAGATACTGATCTGTTCCGGGCTGCCCGGGGGCTACCCGGACGACCTCCTGGACATCCAGTGGGAAAACGACCATGTGTACATCACGGAGCATCTGGACCTTAACCGTCCTGTGCGCTTCAGCGAGGACGAAGCCGCCGCGCTGCTGACTGGATTGTCGATGCTCGGCGATCTACCTGCACTGGCAGGTTTGGCCGAGGACGAACCGGGCAGCGCCCTGGAGTCTGTGACCATCAAATTGACGGGCGCTGCAGGACAGGCCGGACGCCTGGCCGGGGCAGTTGCGGGCCAGTCGGTGGCACCCGAGCAATCGGGGGCGTTCGCAACCATTACCCACGCCATCAGGGACGGCCAGCAACTGCGCCTGAGCTACCTTTCCCCGCAGCGGGACGAAGTAACCGAGCGCGACGTGGATCCCCTGCGGCTGTACTCCCTGGACAACACCTGGTACTTCGAGGCCTACTGCCATAGCAAGTCGGGACTCCGGAATTTCCGGCTGGACCGCGTGCAATCCCTGGAACCCAATGGCCGTCCCGTCTCCGGAACAGCAACTGCTGATGCAGACTTTCCGGCAAGGCTCTTCACGCCCAGCGACGACGACGTCCTGGTGGTGCTTGAATTGACCCGGCAGGGCGCTGGCCTGGCTGATGACTACTACGCCGAACGCACGGCTGAGTTGCCCGACGGCGGGCTGCTTGCCGAGGTGCGCTTTGGAAATGTGGAGTGGTTACCGATGTTTGTGTCCCAACATGGAGGGACAGTGCGGGTGCTGGACCCTGCGCAGTTGCGCCAGGAAGTCCAGGCTTGGCTCACGGCGGCGCTTGACCAATACGGTGCCGTTTCCTCGTCGGACATCATGGCTGGCTAG
- the tatA gene encoding Sec-independent protein translocase subunit TatA: MRLEGWHLIIIIVLALVLFAAPKLPSMARSIGQSMRIFKSEVREMKKDGSSEKKETQEPSDAVEGRVVDHPDVKAKNNGETDVPPSNRV; this comes from the coding sequence ATGAGGCTCGAAGGCTGGCATCTCATCATCATCATCGTTTTGGCTCTGGTGCTTTTCGCTGCACCAAAGCTGCCGTCCATGGCGCGCAGCATTGGACAGTCGATGCGTATCTTCAAGTCTGAAGTCCGGGAAATGAAAAAGGACGGTTCCTCCGAAAAGAAGGAAACCCAGGAACCCTCTGACGCCGTCGAAGGCAGGGTTGTAGACCACCCGGACGTAAAGGCCAAGAACAACGGCGAGACCGACGTTCCGCCCTCCAACCGCGTCTAA
- the tatC gene encoding twin-arginine translocase subunit TatC codes for MVETKGRKANPEARMALLDHLKELKNRLFKAAIGVILGTVLGFIVYQPLLEALIKPIKDLNEKEGRAASLNFDGVASSFDLMVQVSVFLGVILSSPVWIYQLWAFIVPGLHKKERRLALSFVAAAVPLFIGGVLLAWLVLPNAVRVLTDFTPTGASNFISAEIYLAFVLRLLLAFGIAFLVPVVLVGLNLAGIIKGKQLVKSWRITIFLVCLFAAMAAPGADAMSMFYLAAPMLLLFFAAIGVCLWNDRRRERRAIKRAAETEATADIATPASDLENL; via the coding sequence GTGGTAGAGACGAAGGGGCGCAAGGCCAACCCCGAAGCCCGGATGGCGCTCCTTGACCATCTTAAGGAGCTCAAGAACCGGCTCTTCAAGGCTGCCATCGGCGTTATTCTTGGGACGGTGCTGGGCTTCATCGTCTACCAACCCCTCTTGGAAGCCCTGATCAAGCCGATCAAAGACCTCAATGAAAAAGAAGGCCGCGCTGCCAGCCTGAACTTTGATGGCGTAGCCAGCTCATTCGACCTCATGGTCCAGGTTTCCGTATTCCTTGGCGTGATCCTTTCCAGTCCTGTCTGGATCTACCAGCTGTGGGCATTCATAGTCCCGGGCCTGCACAAGAAAGAGCGCAGGTTGGCTCTGTCGTTTGTAGCAGCTGCCGTTCCGCTGTTTATCGGCGGCGTCCTGCTGGCATGGCTGGTGTTGCCCAACGCCGTGCGTGTCCTCACGGACTTCACACCCACCGGCGCTTCAAACTTCATTAGTGCCGAAATCTACCTTGCGTTTGTCCTCAGGCTTCTTCTGGCTTTTGGAATCGCCTTCCTGGTGCCGGTGGTGCTGGTTGGGCTGAACCTGGCAGGAATCATCAAGGGCAAGCAACTGGTCAAAAGCTGGCGGATCACCATCTTCCTGGTCTGCCTGTTTGCGGCCATGGCTGCCCCGGGTGCCGACGCCATGAGCATGTTCTACTTGGCGGCGCCCATGCTGCTTCTGTTCTTTGCTGCCATCGGTGTCTGTCTCTGGAATGACCGCCGGCGGGAACGTCGTGCCATCAAGCGTGCTGCTGAGACCGAAGCCACGGCAGATATTGCCACCCCGGCCTCGGATCTGGAGAATCTCTAG
- a CDS encoding DEAD/DEAH box helicase, which yields MSSISGSQSPSDRYQAAAHRAAEAKTYLGAFARSLDFELDDFQREACRSLQEGRGVLVAAPTGAGKTIVGEFAIYLALERGLKAFYTTPIKALSNQKFSELAAKYGSANVGLLTGDTTINGEAPVVVMTTEVLRNMLYADSETLGDLGFVVMDEVHYLADRFRGAVWEEVIIHLPSEVQVASLSATVSNAEEFGAWLDTVRGDTDVIVSEHRPVPLWQHVMVGREIVDLFAGDTTFDEIAPQIPDTEVPDLSDVEDAVDEAVLPAESRKIAAKSLVTSTARQAVTGPEFEVNPDLLAMARSESRMNFNGRFGHGGRSRRRQDRYRDERQSPEQRSPVRKASRPQVIESLNRQGLLPAITFIFSRAGCDAAVAQCAASGLWLTTEREQQIIAQRVDEASHEIPADDLDVLGFWGWRDGLIRGFAAHHAGMLPTFKEVVEKLFADGLVKAVFATETLALGVNMPARCVVLEKLEKFNGEAHVNITAGEYTQLTGRAGRRGIDVEGHAVVLWQPGTDPAAVAGLASRRTYPLNSSFTPTYNMSINLIAQFGRVRAREILESSFAQFQADRSVVGLARQVRGREESLAGYAKSMECHLGDFTEYARLRRELSDAEQFAARDHQRARKSRVADSLTRLIPGDVITVSSGRLAGHAVVLDVDPNAREPRPSVLTSDNQLRRIGVHDLDGPISPVTRIRIPKSFNAKVPKSRRDLAASMRNAISDEAPRPRRNSRHEDFGLGSRAQDQEQKITELRRALRAHPCHGCSEREDHARWGERWWKLRKETDGLVRQIQSRTNTIAKTFDRVCDVLSAYGYLETDDAGKVTISTDGQRLRRIYGEKDLLISQSIRRGAINDLDAAELASLASTLVYQAKREDRGLRPRMPSVALETAVDIVVREWSQLEDIEEQNRLPLTGEPELGLMWPMYKWAKGRHLQDVLSGTDLAAGDFVRWAKQVVDLLDQLAKIPQLDPRLARICRESIDLVRRGVVAYSTVA from the coding sequence ATGTCCTCCATTTCCGGGTCCCAATCACCATCAGACCGCTACCAGGCGGCCGCTCACCGGGCAGCTGAGGCCAAGACATATCTTGGTGCCTTTGCCCGTTCCCTGGACTTCGAATTGGACGACTTCCAACGTGAGGCGTGCCGCTCATTGCAGGAGGGCAGAGGCGTCCTCGTCGCGGCGCCTACCGGTGCCGGCAAGACGATCGTTGGCGAATTTGCCATCTACCTGGCTCTGGAACGTGGCCTCAAAGCGTTCTACACAACACCCATCAAGGCGCTGAGCAACCAGAAGTTCTCCGAGCTCGCCGCCAAGTATGGCTCTGCCAACGTTGGCCTGCTGACGGGCGATACAACCATCAACGGTGAGGCGCCCGTTGTGGTGATGACCACCGAAGTCCTCCGCAATATGCTCTATGCCGACTCGGAGACACTCGGCGACCTCGGCTTCGTCGTCATGGACGAGGTCCACTACCTCGCAGACCGCTTCCGCGGAGCCGTCTGGGAGGAAGTCATTATTCACTTGCCCAGTGAAGTGCAGGTTGCTTCGCTGAGCGCCACTGTGTCCAATGCTGAAGAGTTTGGTGCGTGGCTGGATACCGTTCGGGGCGATACTGACGTCATCGTGTCCGAGCACCGGCCCGTGCCACTGTGGCAGCACGTCATGGTGGGCAGGGAGATCGTTGACCTCTTTGCCGGCGATACCACTTTCGATGAAATCGCCCCACAGATACCGGACACCGAGGTACCGGATCTCAGCGATGTTGAGGATGCCGTTGACGAGGCCGTCCTTCCGGCAGAAAGCCGAAAGATCGCAGCCAAGAGTCTTGTGACCTCCACGGCCAGGCAGGCAGTTACCGGCCCTGAATTCGAAGTGAACCCGGATTTGTTGGCAATGGCCCGATCCGAGAGCCGTATGAACTTCAACGGCCGCTTCGGCCATGGTGGCCGGAGCCGCCGTCGGCAGGACCGCTACCGGGATGAGCGGCAGAGCCCGGAGCAGCGCAGCCCGGTTCGGAAAGCAAGCCGTCCGCAGGTCATTGAGAGCCTTAACCGCCAGGGCCTGTTGCCTGCCATCACGTTCATCTTCTCCCGGGCAGGTTGTGATGCTGCGGTGGCCCAGTGCGCGGCGTCCGGCCTGTGGCTCACCACTGAGCGCGAACAGCAGATCATCGCCCAGCGCGTGGACGAAGCAAGCCACGAAATTCCTGCAGACGACCTTGATGTCCTGGGTTTCTGGGGCTGGCGCGACGGCCTCATCCGGGGCTTTGCGGCTCATCACGCGGGCATGCTGCCCACCTTCAAGGAGGTAGTGGAGAAACTGTTTGCGGATGGCCTGGTCAAGGCGGTGTTCGCTACTGAAACCTTGGCACTCGGAGTCAACATGCCTGCGCGCTGCGTGGTGCTGGAAAAGCTCGAAAAATTCAACGGGGAAGCCCACGTCAACATCACGGCGGGGGAGTACACGCAGCTGACCGGTCGGGCCGGACGCCGCGGCATCGACGTCGAGGGCCACGCCGTGGTCCTATGGCAGCCCGGAACGGACCCGGCGGCAGTGGCAGGCTTGGCGTCACGCCGCACGTATCCGCTGAACTCCAGCTTCACGCCCACCTACAACATGAGCATCAACCTGATTGCCCAATTCGGCCGGGTGCGGGCGCGCGAGATCCTTGAGTCGTCCTTCGCGCAGTTCCAAGCGGACCGTTCCGTGGTGGGCCTCGCCAGGCAAGTCCGTGGACGCGAAGAATCATTGGCCGGCTACGCCAAGTCCATGGAATGCCACCTCGGCGACTTCACGGAGTATGCCCGGCTCCGCCGCGAACTCAGCGACGCTGAGCAGTTCGCGGCGCGCGACCACCAGCGCGCCCGGAAGTCCAGAGTGGCTGATTCCTTGACCCGGCTCATACCCGGGGACGTCATTACCGTCTCCAGTGGCAGGTTAGCCGGACACGCCGTCGTGCTTGATGTCGATCCCAATGCCCGCGAACCGCGGCCGTCTGTCCTCACCTCGGACAACCAGCTGCGTCGTATCGGCGTCCATGACCTCGACGGCCCCATTTCCCCGGTGACCCGCATTCGGATTCCCAAGTCGTTCAACGCCAAGGTGCCCAAGTCCCGCCGTGATCTTGCAGCCTCCATGCGGAACGCGATCAGCGATGAAGCACCCCGCCCCAGGCGGAACAGCAGGCACGAGGACTTCGGTCTGGGCTCGCGTGCCCAGGACCAGGAACAGAAGATCACTGAACTACGCAGGGCGCTCAGGGCGCATCCCTGCCATGGCTGCAGTGAGCGCGAGGACCACGCCCGTTGGGGGGAGCGTTGGTGGAAACTTCGCAAGGAGACCGACGGCCTGGTCCGCCAGATCCAAAGCAGGACCAACACGATTGCCAAGACGTTCGATCGCGTATGCGACGTCCTCTCCGCCTATGGCTACCTCGAAACCGACGACGCCGGGAAGGTCACCATCAGCACGGATGGGCAGCGGCTGCGCCGCATCTACGGTGAGAAGGACCTGCTTATTTCACAGTCCATCAGGCGTGGTGCCATCAACGATCTCGATGCTGCCGAGCTGGCCTCCTTGGCCAGCACCCTGGTGTACCAGGCAAAGCGCGAAGACCGGGGCCTTCGCCCGAGGATGCCCTCGGTTGCACTGGAAACGGCGGTCGACATCGTCGTTCGGGAATGGTCGCAACTTGAGGACATTGAGGAACAGAACCGGCTTCCGCTGACCGGCGAACCGGAGCTGGGCCTCATGTGGCCCATGTATAAGTGGGCCAAAGGCCGCCATCTTCAGGACGTCCTCAGCGGCACTGACCTTGCTGCGGGCGACTTCGTCCGTTGGGCAAAGCAAGTGGTTGACCTCCTGGACCAACTCGCCAAAATTCCACAACTGGATCCCCGCTTGGCGCGGATCTGCCGTGAATCCATCGACCTGGTCCGCCGGGGTGTCGTGGCTTACTCAACCGTCGCCTGA